The Gopherus flavomarginatus isolate rGopFla2 chromosome 16, rGopFla2.mat.asm, whole genome shotgun sequence genomic sequence GAGCGACTCTTGGACGGCCCTTCCGACTCGGCGCTACTGGACGACAGCTGGCCCAGGGGTGGAGGGCATTGGGCCGGCTCCTGCAGTAACTCCAGGCTCTTCAGGGGCAGGCTCTGAGGCTTGTGCACGGTCACCTCGGGACCCAGTGGTGACTCCCATTGGGCGTGTGGCTCCAGGTCCTCCAACACATCAGCCCCACCCTTCAGTGGGGGCTCCCCTTCCATGGGCCCCACCTTGGCAATGTCTCCAGGAGAACCTAGGCGAGTGCATTGCAGCTCAGCTTCCTCAAGGCTTCTTAAGGTGACTCCGGCCAGTTCagcaccagggagggacatgCCAGGAGAAGTGACACTGGGTTGGACTTCAGGGCCCTTGCTGTCCTCACGGAGCTGTTCTGCAGGGGGAACAGCCTTCTCTGGCTCATGCCCTGCACGGACGGGCTCTCTGCTGAGCCCCTCTATCAACTGGGAAGCAGCCACTGCCTCCTCTGTACTAGTCACTCCTTcggcatccagatcccccacctTTCCAGAGCCCCTGTGAGTGCCCTGGGGTCCTCTCTCCAGGGGAAGAGCATCCTGGGTCTCCTGTCCACGCCCTGGCAGGGTTAGAGAGACACTCCGGTCCCTCTCCTCTCTCAGCTCCAcggctcctggctctgccacatcaTCTGGGGAGGAACCCTCCAGGCCAACCCGAGGAAGCGAGTCTGTCTCATGCGTTGACCACTCTGCCTTTGGCTCATCCGGCATCTCTTCCTCCCGCTCCCCTCCTTGCAGAAGCTCTGCCAGGTGCTTTGGTGACCCACATGGAGATTGCTGTCCCCCTGTGCCACCCCAAGGAGCCTCTTCACTGAAGGGCAGCATCTGGGAGGCCCCAGCTGGGCAGGAGGAATCCAGCTGGGCTGAGGCCAGGCAGGTCACGTCCTGAGCCACTCTTCCTTTGCTTTCTGGCCACAAGTCCAGGTGCTCAGCAGCCATCAGGGCTTCCTGGCAGGGCAGTGGttccccctgggctgctgggccagTCTCACAGGGGTCTAGAAGCATAGATGGGGTGTCCGCCAGGTTCTGCTCTCCCTGGGGTTTGAGTGTCACATCGGGGAGCTCTATGTCTGCTGGCTTTGGCCCCCAGGTGCCTGTTGGGGGCAGCATCTCCCTGGGAGGAGAGCCCACACCTTGTGGTGGGGAGAGACCAGTCAGCTGCTGTTCTCCAGGACAGCTCTCTTGGCAGGATAGAGGGTTGGCAGCCACCAGCTCTGGGCCAGATGAGCCTCCTGCTTCCTGGGATGCTCCATCTCCAACCACCCCTTCcaggtccctggcaggtgtttgttcCGCTCCTGGCACCTCTGGCCTATAGCTCTCAGGAGCATCCCCATCTGCAGGGACCGGCTTGAGCAGAACTGGTCCCACCTCCAGTGTTAACTCTTGCTCATCCAGAAGTCTCACACTGCCCTCAGGGGTTGCCCTTTCTGGGCCAGGCAGGACATCAGGAGAGGCCAAAAGGACATCAACAGCAGCTTCCTTGATCTCTCCCTGTTCTGGGGAAAGCAGCTTTTTCCTGGGCACAGGCACTGGCTCCAGGTTGTAGCTAGCCTCCTTCTTAAGGGGCTTCTTGCCAGGGCTCCCAGCGGACAGCCTCTTCGGGGTGGAGGCTGCTGCTCTCTGTGGGGTGGCAGGATGGCTGCCCCCTGCCTTGGGAGGGGTCTTCGGCCCCTTTGGCTTCTCCAAGGCCTTGGGAGTAGCAGGAACTGGGTGGCTCTTGGGCTTGGGCTCTGCTGGGAGCTTAGCTTTGGCAGTCTTGGCCGGGCCAGCAATCTTGTTGAGGGTGGGGTTTGAACCCGACAGCCGGGCCCTGGAGACGGGGGCAGCTCTGACGAGGTCTGTAAGGGACAAGAAAGAGGTCAGGTCTTAGGGCTAGGCCCTAGACTTATAGCCAACTGGAAGTCCCTTCTGTGGTAACAGCACCCTGGGAAAGCCACTGACTCCCACTAGAGTGGCCCGATTCCCACCTCACTCCATGGGGCAAGGATAGAGCAGGCTTTAAGCCATCTTGGTGGTGGTCCTAGTGATGGCCCTGTCCCCAGAGTAACAAGGAGCAGCCACGGGGCTGCTCCaactcatgtgctgccttcggagATGAGACTATCCTTAGTGCAGTGCACTCCAGCTGCATCCCTAAtacccagggctgggagcagagccttgGGGCCTGCTCCATGCTGGCTGGGGTCCCCATCCCCACAGCATGGTGGGTCGGGGGAGAGACTCTCAGAGGAGCTGAGTCCCAGGCAGCATGCAGGGGCACTGGGGTAACAAAGTAGGAGGTGGAGCTCGTTCCTCAGACATCCCACGCTGCCCTTTGCTACAGCAGATGGGCCACCCCCACTCCTGCCTAGAGTCGGGGCAGCCTGGTGTCCTAAGCCGGCAACCTACGAATACACCTCGCCCCTTGCCCCATGGGATCCAACCAGACACTGAATCTCAGAGGCCTCGGCTGCCCACACCATGGAGTCACCGTAGCTTGCTGGTGTCAGATCTAAGCCCCCAACCAGTGCTTAGTCAGGAGGCGCCTGTACCTTTCTTTGCAGAGGCGGTTGTGTTTTTCTGCTGCTGTGGTACTGCTGACGCCTGGCCACCAGGTGGCGCCATCTGCTTAGGTTTGGCCACAGCTGGTTTGTTACTGATCAGGGCTCTGGCCGAGACCAGTGTGGTGTCCTTCGTCCCTGGAGCAGGGGGTCTGAAACCAGAACAGAGACGGGTGAAGAGACAGAGAAGCCACCATGTGTTTGTCTCATGCAGTCAATAGAGACAGGTCCATGTCACACCCTGAATACCTAGCTCTTCTACACACTTCTCCCACAGAGCTCAAAGCCCTGTTCTCCCCACTCTAcacaatgggaaactgaggcacaaggcagggcagtgacttgcccaaggtcaccagcagagctcggaatagaacccaggttgcCTAAGAGCCAGTCCTGCGCTCTGTCCACCAGAGGGACTGAGCGGGTACAGCCCAGGGGATGCCAGGACAAACTCCCCCAGTGCACACACTGCTGTACCAGAGGGACTGCGCAATAGCAGCCTGCAGGGATCTGAGACGGATGTTCCCCATTCTGACTGGCTGACTCCTTGCTCCCCGACTAGCTCGAGCAAAGGTTCCTGTCACTGTAGCATCGGAGCACCTCACCTTCTTTACTGCTGTTACTCCAATGTAcccaggaggggaaactgaggcaaaggggacaaagtgacttgctcaatcTTGCACAGGGAGACTGTGGTggtgctgggaactgaacccaggtgtcTTGAGTCCCGAGCTCACATTCCAGCCACTGGGCCACCCTTTCCTTTCTGCACCAAGAGGCACTTGGTCACCTGCCAAACAAATCCAAGCTATCTAGGCCCTTTGCCAGCACAGCCCAGCAGCTTAGGGCATCTGAATGGAGGCCACATTCTGCAAGTAGAGGCTCACTCTTTGGAGAGCTCTGACTGGTGCCCCTCATCACCCCCTTTGTCTCCCAGCTGCAAGCCCCCTTGGCAGGCAGGATGTACTGCTGCTGCAGCGCCTCTGAACACAGCTGCTGAGTCCATCGGGCTTGGGGGTACAGTAAAACCCCTTCTGAGCCACAGCCGATTAGCCCCACCAAATCCACACTGAAGGGCAGCTTGCCAGGCCTCCCCCCAGTGCTGGGCTCAGGGACTTGAGAGAGAAAACCTGAAGAATGTTTGGCATCACAGCCAAAGCAGAGTTTCCCGCTAACCTGCTGGGTGCGGTGCTGAGAGCCTTCTAGCCCAGGGGTGGGTAAACCACGGCTtgcaggctggatctggcctgtcagggctttggatccgacCCCCAGGATTGCCACTCCCATGGCACCACGGGTCctgcgccactcccagaagcagctggcatgtccctgtggcccctgggggaggggtggcagagggctccgcatgctgctctCATCTGTGGGTACTGCCCCCCACAGCTAGGaacagggaaccgcagccaatggaagtttcggtggagggacccacaggcaagggctgcacacggagccctctgccccctctcccccgggggccacagggatgtggtgccggccacttctgggagcagcatggggccagggcagccagcctgccctggccctggtgtgctgctgccaccctggagccactccaggtaagcagcactgggccagagcctgcaccccgaacccttcctgcaccccacacctcaacccccttccaagccccctgctgcaccctgcacccatcctgcacctaaacccccttccctgagccccctcctgctccctgcactcctcctctgtcccaaccccctgctgagtcccttcctgcacactgcaccccctcccacaccccaaccccctgccccagccctacattcatggttctgcatgcaatttccccacccagatgtggccctcaggccaaaaagtttgcccacccctgttctaacccCACTAGCGCACCGGAAAACAAAACTAGCtgctcaagtgaaactgacaAGCTTGACTCATCTCAGGAGAGTGAAATTGAGCAGCCAGCACTAACTGCAATGAAAGACACTCACCCCAGTCACATCTCTGCTTTCATCCCTTAAATGCCCCACCTGTGGTCCTTTGCACCCATGCAAGAGTGCTACCAGACTAGAACAGCATCTGGTCTGTGTGGCAGTCCAGAACCTCTCATTGAGACTCACTGCActtcccccaaccccagagctgcccggggggggggaagtggggcaatttgccccaggccctgcaggagcgcccacaagagtttttcgggggccctggagcagggtccctcACTCACTCTGGGGACCCCAGAAAActtgcagggcccaggcccctggagctgcttctgctccaggtcttcgtgGCATTTTGGTGGGTCCTTCCATCCCGGGaccccaccgccgaagtgctgggtctctgctgaagaccccaggccccctgaatcctctggcggCCCtgccctagtttgcttatgagaggAGGGGGACTGGAgataggggactggacttgatgacctctcaagttcCCTTCCACTCATAGAATCTATGATCTCATGGGGCTGTGTCAAAAGCttcactaaaaatcaagatacatcatgtCTATGGCCTTCCCACCACCCACTAAGCCAGAATGGGTTAATGGATTTTAAGTGAGGGTGATGACCCATTGATACAGCTCCCCAAAGGATGTGGtggtttctccatcactggaggtctttaaaaaaacccaagccTGGATGTTTCTCTAAGGATGCTCTCTAGTTCAGCCACAGCTACTGAGTCAGGGGACTCCTGTGTTGTGCAGCACGAGCACAGCTGTCTCCTCTAGCCTTCCATGAAGAAAAGCAGTAGCTATTTCTTGTCATCCCTTTGGCTTGTTACACAACATGAAGAAAGCCCCCGTTGGGGCCCAGATAAGCCTGTTTTCCAACTATGCACAAAACACGCAGGGCTAGTCACCTCGGGCCTGCTGCTCTAACAGCTTTCAGAACCTAGGCACTGTGGGAGCCAGTGGTCTCAAGGGACACTGGCCTGTTCCACGTGCTACAATTCCCACCAT encodes the following:
- the LOC127035146 gene encoding proline-rich protein 36-like isoform X1; the protein is MDGKATANGVPLPQTNGTATAGKGAAAGQPAANPKPAKNAVRSAPVSGARRPVTDHARAPTAPCGGSKLLSNGVPPRAEASQRKLPGAASAPKAGATSAKPTPAKTVARKPAGDSGAKPPEKAGPGKAGQLKGVRKMPVPTMALVPKSTTAKPEKPESAKPSRPPAPGTKDTTLVSARALISNKPAVAKPKQMAPPGGQASAVPQQQKNTTASAKKDLVRAAPVSRARLSGSNPTLNKIAGPAKTAKAKLPAEPKPKSHPVPATPKALEKPKGPKTPPKAGGSHPATPQRAAASTPKRLSAGSPGKKPLKKEASYNLEPVPVPRKKLLSPEQGEIKEAAVDVLLASPDVLPGPERATPEGSVRLLDEQELTLEVGPVLLKPVPADGDAPESYRPEVPGAEQTPARDLEGVVGDGASQEAGGSSGPELVAANPLSCQESCPGEQQLTGLSPPQGVGSPPREMLPPTGTWGPKPADIELPDVTLKPQGEQNLADTPSMLLDPCETGPAAQGEPLPCQEALMAAEHLDLWPESKGRVAQDVTCLASAQLDSSCPAGASQMLPFSEEAPWGGTGGQQSPCGSPKHLAELLQGGEREEEMPDEPKAEWSTHETDSLPRVGLEGSSPDDVAEPGAVELREERDRSVSLTLPGRGQETQDALPLERGPQGTHRGSGKVGDLDAEGVTSTEEAVAASQLIEGLSREPVRAGHEPEKAVPPAEQLREDSKGPEVQPSVTSPGMSLPGAELAGVTLRSLEEAELQCTRLGSPGDIAKVGPMEGEPPLKGGADVLEDLEPHAQWESPLGPEVTVHKPQSLPLKSLELLQEPAQCPPPLGQLSSSSAESEGPSKSRSSKSSTLSGPDLAGKSSSETSTPEELRDYDSSSGVESKSDEKLEQSFPRSPLEDLPGEQDLGIHMDKGDDEAETLPADELLGDPPTEPTVSSEEEGDLDGDLLKEPGFPAMGKPLVCQVPSPPHKPSLEESEELGSGDAGTGTPASTNSATSFDAAFHLHSTDSCGKSPGLSSLESEEHSAESTRDQIPKGLEPASLPEVEEHGKISLPGDWGCQLEHPLQMGPADEEEPASQPYGTAPRGPAAGESGAGLVPFSWGPCPPEILSTIYEVEGGAETPGQVPEEEEEDGSCQLPPAIPCDKAPLHLGSLQATVMQQLISRTLLFSSSGEEPVGSRGAPVMSEVELGKWTDLLSPLDESRASITSVTSFSPEDVSSPQGDWTVVEVETFH
- the LOC127035146 gene encoding proline-rich protein 36-like isoform X2, whose protein sequence is MDGKATANGVPLPQTNGTATAGKGAAAGQPAANPKPAKNAVRSAPVSGARRPVTDHARAPTAPCGGSKLLSNGVPPRAEASQRKLPGAASAPKAGATSAKPTPAKTVARKPAGDSGAKPPEKAGPGKAGQLKGVRKMPVPTMALVPKSTTAKPEKPESAKPSRPPAPGTKDTTLVSARALISNKPAVAKPKQMAPPGGQASAVPQQQKNTTASAKKDLVRAAPVSRARLSGSNPTLNKIAGPAKTAKAKLPAEPKPKSHPVPATPKALEKPKGPKTPPKAGGSHPATPQRAAASTPKRLSAGSPGKKPLKKEASYNLEPVPVPRKKLLSPEQGEIKEAAVDVLLASPDVLPGPERATPEGSVRLLDEQELTLEVGPVLLKPVPADGDAPESYRPEVPGAEQTPARDLEGVVGDGASQEAGGSSGPELVAANPLSCQESCPGEQQLTGLSPPQGVGSPPREMLPPTGTWGPKPADIELPDVTLKPQGEQNLADTPSMLLDPCETGPAAQGEPLPCQEALMAAEHLDLWPESKGRVAQDVTCLASAQLDSSCPAGASQMLPFSEEAPWGGTGGQQSPCGSPKHLAELLQGGEREEEMPDEPKAEWSTHETDSLPRVGLEGSSPDDVAEPGAVELREERDRSVSLTLPGRGQETQDALPLERGPQGTHRGSGKVGDLDAEGVTSTEEAVAASQLIEGLSREPVRAGHEPEKAVPPAEQLREDSKGPEVQPSVTSPGMSLPGAELAGVTLRSLEEAELQCTRLGSPGDIAKVGPMEGEPPLKGGADVLEDLEPHAQWESPLGPEVTVHKPQSLPLKSLELLQEPAQCPPPLGQLSSSSAESEGPSKSRSSKSSTLSGPDLAGKSSSETSTPEELRDYDSSSGVESKSDEKLEQSFPRSPLEDLPGEQDLGIHMDKGDDEAETLPADELLGDPPTEPTVSSEEEGDLDGDLLKEPGFPAMGKPLVCQVPSPPHKPSLEESEELGSGDAGTGTPASTNSATSFDAAFHLHSTDSCGKSPGLSSLESEEHSAESTRDQIPKGLEPASLPEVEEHGKISLPGDWGCQLEHPLQMGPADEEEPASQPYGTAPRGPAAGRLGYKNTLPRSSFLVAERKALVPSPG